The genomic window GCAGCTCGAGGAGCATTGGGACCGGCTCGATCCCAGCGGGCGGAGGCGGGCCCGCCACATCCTCACCGAGAACGATCGCGTCAGGCGAGGCGTGGAAGCCCTCCGCGCCGGCGAGCTCGAGGAGTTCGGCCGCCTGATGTCCGCCTCCCACGCCTCCAGCCGCGACGACTTCGAGAACAGCTCGCCCGCCCTGAACGCCCTGGTCGAGGCCGCCGAGGCCGCGCCGGGCTTCCTCGGCGGCAAGCTCTCCGGCGCGGGGTGGGCCGGCTGCACGGTGAACCTCGTCCGGGCGGACCTGGCCGGTCCGTTCGCCGAATCGGTCCGATCGGCCTACTCCCAGGCCACCGGCGTCACCCCGGACATCCACGTCTGCCACGCGGCCGAGGGCGCCCGCGGGATGAGCGTCTCGGGATGAACCGGGCCGTCGGCCGGGAAGGGCCCCGATGAGGTTCTTCACGATCGGCTACGGGGGCAGGCCACCGTCGGAGTTCCTGGACCTCCTCCGGCGTCATGGCGTCCGCACCGTGGCGGACGTGCGCCTCCGCCCGGACCGCGCCAGCATGGGGACCTATACCCGGTCCCGGGACGCCCAGAAGGGCATCGCCGGGCTGCTCGGCTCCGCGGGCATCGCCTACGAGCCGATCGTCGAGCTGGGCAACGTGTTCCTGGATTGGGCCGATTGGCGGGGGCCGTACCGGCAGTTGCTGGAGGGAGCCGGCGACCTCCTCTGCGCCCGACTCGACTCCCTCGAGGCGCCGTTCTGCCTCCTGTGCGCCGAAAAGCGACACGCCGATTGCCACAGGACGCTCATCGCGGAGCACCTGGTCGCCCGGCGGGGCTGGTCCGTCGAGCACATCGAGTGACGCGGTGACGCCGCCTCCGGCGTCAGGCCCCCCCGGCCCGATCGTCGCGGAGGTGCCGGATGATGGTGCCTTCTTTCAGATAGACGATCGTCATCGCAATGCCGGACGCATGGTCCGCGACCCGCTCCAGGTTCCTCGCCGTGTTCATGAGGATCAGGATCGGGTCGAGCTTCTGGGGCTCCTCGGCGATCTGGAACTTGAGCTGCTTCCGGATGCTGCGGTACTGGGCGTCGATCGCCTTGTCGCCGACGATGATCTCGCGGGCCGCGTTGGCATCGATGGCCGTCAATGCGTCGCGGCACCCGCGCACCTGGCTGAGCACGTCGCGGGCCAGCCGCACCAGCGGTTCCGGGAACGCCTGCCCGGCCGTGATGCGGGCGAATTTGCGGGCCCTCCTCGCCACGCGGAGGGCCAGGTCCGCGATCCGCTCCCAGTCGCGGTTGACCTTCAGGACCGTGGCCATGCGGCGGAGGTCGGTGGCGACCGGCTCGTAGAGGGCCATGATCCGCAGGCATTCCTGCTCGATGAGGACCTCGCGACGGTCGGTGTCTTCCTCGTCGAGGGCGAGGTCGTCCACGAGGTCGAAGTTCCCTTCCTCGATGGCGACGACGGCCTTCTCCATCGACTCGACGACGGAGGAGGCGAGCTGAAGGAAGCCGCTCCAGAGCGTATCCTGGTCCCGGAGCGAGTGCCGGCCGGCGGGCGGGGAAGGGCTCGCGGCTGAGGCTTCCCCGGTCGGGGAGGGGGAGGGAGGATCGGGATGGCCAGGCGTCATTCTCGCTCTCCTCGGCTCGCCGCGGCCGGCCCGCAGATCACGGCAAGACCGGCCCGTGCGGTGGAATCCGTCCCATTCTTCTCCGGGATGGCTCGCCTTGCAAGGCGATCACGCGGGCGAATCCGCTCGGCGATCCACGGCGTACTCAGCTGGATTTACGAATGAGGCGGCATGCTGCCTCCCATCCGGTAGGCCGGAACCTGGTGGCCTCTCCGCGCCCGAGGTGGGCGGAAATCTCAGGCCGCGACCGTGGCCGTGCCGAGGCCGTCGAGGGGACCATCCCTTCGTTCCGGTCAGGGTCTCCCACGATTCGACGATCGGCCCGGAACTCCGCTCCCGGGCGGAACGTCGTCGCATCCCGGTGGTATGGTCCGCCCCGCCCGCCCGACGACGCAGCCTCCCAACAAACGTATGATCAACCCCGACGTCGAGCAGTCGCGGGAGGAGCCCGAGGAGCCGGGAGTCGACCCGGTCTACGGCGTGCCCCACCTTAGCCGGATCGACGACGAGGACCTCGGAGCGAGGCAATCCGCGCCCCTCACTCGTCCCGCTCCGCAACTTCGAGGTCCATGCAGCATCGCCGGATGAGGGCTTCGCGGCCCGAATCCGGCGTGGCCAGGGCCTCGGCGACGATCCGTCGGGCGACGTCCCGGGTCTGGCCGTGTGAGGTATCTCCGCCCTCCGGGATCGCCTCGACCAGGTCCGCCACGCCGCGTGGGTCGGCGAGGGCCAGGGGCGGGAGGATGGCGTAGAAGTCCAGGTACTTCCGTTCGATCTCGGTGCGCGGCTCGCGGAGATGAGTGAGGATCGGCCGGGCGATCGACAGGGCGAGCTCGCGGTCATACGGCGCCATCTGTCCGGCGAGGGCCGCGGCCGACCGCATGGCATCCAGGTCGCTCGTGTCGGGAATCGTCGAGGTGAGGTCGGTGACCGTCCGCGGATACCAGCGAAGCGCCCGGACGCGCTCGACGTACTCGGCGATCCGACCCGGCTGCACCCGCTCGACGACCGGAAGCAGGGCCGCGGCCAGGTTCGCCGCCGCATTCGGCCCCCACACGCCGCCTCCGCCGAATCCCCGTTCCATGACTCGCGGGAAGGTCCGGAAGGCCTCCTCAAGGAGTTCCCGGGCTGCCGCGGGATCCGTGGAGAACAGGTCGTCCGCCATCCTCCCGAACGCCAAGCCGCGGAGCACGTCGAGCCTGATCCCCGTCGCGATGCGACGGGCGCGGGCCAGGTCCGCCCGGGCCATCCGGACGCATACCTTGACTGGGTCGTTGGCGGAGTTGTTCCAGGTCTGGAGACCGAGGAACCGTTCCGCCTCTTCCGGCCGGCTCGCGGCGATCCCGCGAGCGACCGCCCCGCGGAGGTCGTTGAGCTCGCGTTCATCCCCCGCTGCCGGAATTCGACCAAGTGCCGCCTTCAGGTCGATCCGGGCGAGCATGGGCAGGATGGTCTGGAGGCGCCGCGGCGACGGGGCCGGATCACCTCCGATCGGCACCAGCGCGACGGCCTCGTCGACGATCTTCCCCGCCTGGTCCTTCTCCCCCAGGTCGAGCAGGCGGATTGCCGCCTTGATCAGGAGCGATGCCCGCGTGTCCGGGTCCCCCTCGCGGCGGGCATCAAGGAGGGCCTCGTTCAGGAGCGACTTTCTCAACGCGCCGCGATCGTCCGGCAAGGCGTCGAGGACCTCGAAGCGGGTGTAGCCGCGCCAGAAGTTGTTCGTGATCGTCGGGAGGATGGCCGCCGCATCCTCCGGTTGCGAGGCCATGATGGAATGCACGGCGGCGATCCGCACCGCGTTGTGGTTCCAGGGCGATTCGTTGGCGAGGCAACGCCGCATCGCGTCCGAGGGATCGATCTTCGTCAGGACTTCCAACCCGCGGCCGAGGAGGTCCGGATCGTGCCCGTCCAGGATGGACTCGCGGAGCGGCTCGATGACTCGGCGGGCGAGCGCCACCGTCTCCTCGCGGCTCAGGCCGGTCCCTCGCGGCCGGATGGTCCCCTCCGGCGGCTGGTCCTCCCTGCGCAGCCTCATCGTGACGGTGGAGGCGTCCGGGCCGACATCGTGCCCATGGGCCCGGAACCCGTTCGCCTCGACGAGGAGCCGGGACGCGGCGGGCGGCAATCCGCCGAGCTCGAATCGGCCGTCCTCCCCGGTCGCCACCACGGTCAGCGGGCCGGGATTTCCCCAGTTCATCACCCGCGCACCGGCTATCGGCTTGCCGGCCGTGTCCGTCACCAAGCCGGCGACAGATCGCAGCCGGTCCACTCGAAGGGGGCCGAGGTCCGCGGCGGACTTGCCATCAGACGTGATCTCTCGCGTCCCGGCGATACGGTAGCCCTGCGGAACCGCGAACGCGCGGACGGTCGAGCCCGCGGTAAGCGGTAACAAGTGGTGAAAGCGACCCTGCGAATCCGTGGCGAGCGATTGCCTCTTCTGAGACATCGTCCCGGCCGCGGCGACCGGTCCTGGCTTGCCCAGGAGGTTGGCGATCACGAGGACGGCCGCGTCGGAGACCGGAGTTCCCCGCGTGTCCACCACGGTCCCCGAGATGGGGA from Aquisphaera giovannonii includes these protein-coding regions:
- a CDS encoding DUF488 domain-containing protein; this translates as MRFFTIGYGGRPPSEFLDLLRRHGVRTVADVRLRPDRASMGTYTRSRDAQKGIAGLLGSAGIAYEPIVELGNVFLDWADWRGPYRQLLEGAGDLLCARLDSLEAPFCLLCAEKRHADCHRTLIAEHLVARRGWSVEHIE
- the phoU gene encoding phosphate signaling complex protein PhoU; translated protein: MTPGHPDPPSPSPTGEASAASPSPPAGRHSLRDQDTLWSGFLQLASSVVESMEKAVVAIEEGNFDLVDDLALDEEDTDRREVLIEQECLRIMALYEPVATDLRRMATVLKVNRDWERIADLALRVARRARKFARITAGQAFPEPLVRLARDVLSQVRGCRDALTAIDANAAREIIVGDKAIDAQYRSIRKQLKFQIAEEPQKLDPILILMNTARNLERVADHASGIAMTIVYLKEGTIIRHLRDDRAGGA